The Aeromicrobium tamlense nucleotide sequence CCTGGCCGAGGTCGCCGCCGAGTTCGACGTCGCGATGGTCTGCACGCACACCGGCGGCGTCACGCCCCGCACCCGGCCGCACCGGCTGGAGTACGACGACGTGGTCGCCGACGCGATCGCCTCCACGGTGGCCCAGGCCGAGCGCGCCGTCTCGCTCGGCGTCGCCCGTGAGAGCCTCCTGATCGACCCGGCCCACGACTTCGGCAAGAACACGTTCCACTCGCTCGAGGTCACTCGACGGCTCGGCGAGATGGTCGACACCGGCTGGCCCGTGCTCGTCTCGCTGTCGAACAAGGACTTCGTCGGCGAGACGCTCGACGCGCCGGTCGGAGAGCGCCTGCTGGGCACGCTCGCGGCCACCGCCGTCGCCGCCACGGCCGGGGCGCGCGTCTACCGCGTGCACCAAGTGCCCGAGACGCGCCAGGTCGTCGACATGGCGTGGACGATCGCCGGGCGCCGTCCGCCCGCCCGGGCGATCCGAGGTCTCGCGTGATCCGCCGACTCGTCGTGCTGCCGCCCGTGCCCGCGCTGCTGCCGCGCTACGCGAGCCTCGAGGACCCCGTGGCCGAGCTCCGCGTCTCCGCCGTCGCGGCGGTGCAGGCGATCACGCGCGGCGTCGAGGCGGTCTCGGTCGTCGGTGACGACCCCTTCGCCCCCGAGGTGGCGCGAGCCCTGCTCGACGCGGCCGGCTTCACGGGTCGGGTCGAGGACGGCGCCGAGGTGCTGCTGGTCATGGCCAACGGCACCGCGAAGCGCGGCGAGAAGGCCCCCGGTCACCTCGACGAGCGCGCGCTCGACTTCGACGACACCGTCGACCTCGCGCTGCGCTCCGGCGACGGCTCGCGGCTCGCGGCGCTGGATCCGCAGCTCGGCGCCGAGCTCTGGGCGTCGGGGATCGAGCCGCTGGTGGACCTCGGCGAACAGCTGGGCGACGGCTGGCGGGTCTCCGTCCCCTATGCCGACGCTCCCTACGGCGTCCTCTGGTGGGTCGTCGCCTGGCTCCACTGACCTCCGGTCAGCCAGATCTGTAGCGGCATCCACTGGTTCGGGCGGATCCGGCGCGAAAAGGGTGGAAAGTGCCACAGATCTCGCGCACCGGAGGGGTGAGGTCGGCGGTGGCCTAGGGTGGTCGCCGTGGCCTACGACGCGCTCTTCGACACCGTCTTCGCCCGCATGGATCCCGAGCGGATCCACGAGCGTGCCTTCGCCGCGATCCGCGCAGGTCGCCCGCTGACCTCGCTGGCCTGCCGCGTCGAGCCGAGCCCCGTCACCGTCATGGGCGTCGAGTTCCCGCACCGCTTCGGCCTCGCCGCCGGCTTCGACAAGAACGCGCGCGGCGTCCTCGGCCTGCTCGCCCTGGGCTTCGGCCACGTCGAGATCGGCACGGTCACCGCCCGCCCGCAGCCCGGCAACGAGCGCCCGCGTCTGTTCCGGCTCGTCGACGACCACGCGATCGTCAACCGGATGGGATTCAACAACGACGGCGCGGCCCAGGTGGCCGCGCGCCTGCACCGCCTGCGCGGCACCGCCGCCGGGCAGCGGGCCGTCATCGGCGTCAACATCGGCAAGACGAAGGTCGTCCCCGCCGAGCGTGCCGCGCAGGACTACGTCGAGAGTGCGCGCCTGCTGTCGCCCTACGCGGACTACCTCGTCGTCAACGTCTCGAGCCCGAACACGCCCGGGCTGCGCGACCTGCAGGCCGTCGAGTCGCTCGAGCCGATCCTGGCTGCGGTCAAGGCCGTCGCTGACGGCAACCACGGCCGCCGCGTGCCATTGGTGGTGAAGATCGCGCCCGACCTCGCCGACGAGGACATCGACCAGGTCACCGACCTCGTCCTCGAGCTCGGTCTCGACGGCATCAGCGCCACCAACACGACGATCGCCCGGCCCGACGCGCTGCGCACGTCACGCGAGGTCGTCGACGCTGCGGGAGCCGGCGGCCTGTCCGGCCCGATCCTGG carries:
- the folP gene encoding dihydropteroate synthase, which produces MTLRLGRHTFADDATLMMAIVNRTPDSFFDKGATWAEDSAFDRVQQVVEEGAEIVDIGGIKAAPGVEIDADEEKRRVVGFVERVRSAFPGVVISVDTWRAEVGRAVCEAGADLLNDAWGGADPGLAEVAAEFDVAMVCTHTGGVTPRTRPHRLEYDDVVADAIASTVAQAERAVSLGVARESLLIDPAHDFGKNTFHSLEVTRRLGEMVDTGWPVLVSLSNKDFVGETLDAPVGERLLGTLAATAVAATAGARVYRVHQVPETRQVVDMAWTIAGRRPPARAIRGLA
- a CDS encoding class III extradiol ring-cleavage dioxygenase family protein → MIRRLVVLPPVPALLPRYASLEDPVAELRVSAVAAVQAITRGVEAVSVVGDDPFAPEVARALLDAAGFTGRVEDGAEVLLVMANGTAKRGEKAPGHLDERALDFDDTVDLALRSGDGSRLAALDPQLGAELWASGIEPLVDLGEQLGDGWRVSVPYADAPYGVLWWVVAWLH
- a CDS encoding quinone-dependent dihydroorotate dehydrogenase, which produces MAYDALFDTVFARMDPERIHERAFAAIRAGRPLTSLACRVEPSPVTVMGVEFPHRFGLAAGFDKNARGVLGLLALGFGHVEIGTVTARPQPGNERPRLFRLVDDHAIVNRMGFNNDGAAQVAARLHRLRGTAAGQRAVIGVNIGKTKVVPAERAAQDYVESARLLSPYADYLVVNVSSPNTPGLRDLQAVESLEPILAAVKAVADGNHGRRVPLVVKIAPDLADEDIDQVTDLVLELGLDGISATNTTIARPDALRTSREVVDAAGAGGLSGPILAERATEVLRRIRARAGEGLTLIGVGGVTHEADVRARIEAGADLVQAYTGFIYGGPSWPSRLARAAR